Proteins found in one Xenopus laevis strain J_2021 chromosome 1L, Xenopus_laevis_v10.1, whole genome shotgun sequence genomic segment:
- the casp6.L gene encoding caspase-6 isoform X1, translating into MATPQQQPSPAGQLEKDSTSASENKEQKANVTETDGWTSRTVELDPSAEYIMTHKRRGLALIFNHEDFYWQLRLGSRRGTNTDSMNLNRILTDLGFDVQNYYNLRTMDVLEKIQEASTTDHSNADCFLCVFLSHGEDKHIYSYDSLIDIQELTNPFKGDKCKSLVGKPKIFILQACRGEKHDEPVLPKDEVDSVPLTNVTEVDAASLCTLPAGADFIMCYSVAEGYYSHRETVNGSWYIQDLCAVVKAYAASLEFTEILTLVNRKVSQRSVEYCNDPKAIGKKQIPCFASMLTKKLFLKPKSN; encoded by the exons GTCAACTTGAAAAAGATAGCACCAGTGCATCAGAGAACAAAG aacaaAAAGCAAACGTCACAGAAACTGATGGATGGACATCAAG GACTGTGGAACTGGATCCAAGTGCAGAATATATAATGACCCATAAGAGAAGAGGCTTGGCATTAATTTTTAACCATGAGGACTTCTACTGGCAATTAAGACTTGGTTCCCGTCGTGGGACTAATACTGACAGCATGAACCTTAACAGAAT ccTTACAGACCTGGGGTTTGATGTTCAGAACTATTACAACCTAAGAACAATGGATGTTCTTGAAAAGATCCAGGAAG CATCTACAACAGACCATAGCAATGCTGACTGCTTTCTCTGTGTTTTCCTGAGTCATGGAGAAGATAAGCATATTTACTCTTATGATTCCCTGATTGATATCCAGGAACTGaccaatccctttaaaggagacaagTGCAAAAGCTTAGTAGGAAAGCCAAAGATTTTCATATTACAG GCATGTCGAGGAGAGAAGCATGATGAGCCAGTCTTACCTAAGGATGAAGTTGACAGTGTGCCCCTCACCAATGTAACTGAAGTGGATGCTGCTTCATTATGTACTCTGCCTGCTGGAGCTGATTTTATTATGTGCTATTCTGTTGCAGAAG GCTACTATTCTCACCGTGAAACTGTGAACGGCTCTTGGTACATACAGGATCTCTGTGCAGTGGTTAAAGCATATGCTGCTTCATTGGAATTTACAGAAATTCTCACACTTGTGAACAGGAAAGTCTCACAGCGATCTGTTGAATATTGTAATGATCCTAAGGCaatagggaaaaaacaaatcCCATGTTTTGCTTCCATGTTAACTAAAAAGCTCTTCTTAAAGCCAAAGTCAAATTGA
- the casp6.L gene encoding caspase-6 isoform X2: MATPQQQPSPAEQKANVTETDGWTSRTVELDPSAEYIMTHKRRGLALIFNHEDFYWQLRLGSRRGTNTDSMNLNRILTDLGFDVQNYYNLRTMDVLEKIQEASTTDHSNADCFLCVFLSHGEDKHIYSYDSLIDIQELTNPFKGDKCKSLVGKPKIFILQACRGEKHDEPVLPKDEVDSVPLTNVTEVDAASLCTLPAGADFIMCYSVAEGYYSHRETVNGSWYIQDLCAVVKAYAASLEFTEILTLVNRKVSQRSVEYCNDPKAIGKKQIPCFASMLTKKLFLKPKSN, encoded by the exons aacaaAAAGCAAACGTCACAGAAACTGATGGATGGACATCAAG GACTGTGGAACTGGATCCAAGTGCAGAATATATAATGACCCATAAGAGAAGAGGCTTGGCATTAATTTTTAACCATGAGGACTTCTACTGGCAATTAAGACTTGGTTCCCGTCGTGGGACTAATACTGACAGCATGAACCTTAACAGAAT ccTTACAGACCTGGGGTTTGATGTTCAGAACTATTACAACCTAAGAACAATGGATGTTCTTGAAAAGATCCAGGAAG CATCTACAACAGACCATAGCAATGCTGACTGCTTTCTCTGTGTTTTCCTGAGTCATGGAGAAGATAAGCATATTTACTCTTATGATTCCCTGATTGATATCCAGGAACTGaccaatccctttaaaggagacaagTGCAAAAGCTTAGTAGGAAAGCCAAAGATTTTCATATTACAG GCATGTCGAGGAGAGAAGCATGATGAGCCAGTCTTACCTAAGGATGAAGTTGACAGTGTGCCCCTCACCAATGTAACTGAAGTGGATGCTGCTTCATTATGTACTCTGCCTGCTGGAGCTGATTTTATTATGTGCTATTCTGTTGCAGAAG GCTACTATTCTCACCGTGAAACTGTGAACGGCTCTTGGTACATACAGGATCTCTGTGCAGTGGTTAAAGCATATGCTGCTTCATTGGAATTTACAGAAATTCTCACACTTGTGAACAGGAAAGTCTCACAGCGATCTGTTGAATATTGTAATGATCCTAAGGCaatagggaaaaaacaaatcCCATGTTTTGCTTCCATGTTAACTAAAAAGCTCTTCTTAAAGCCAAAGTCAAATTGA